The following coding sequences lie in one Brevibacterium marinum genomic window:
- the uvrA gene encoding excinuclease ABC subunit UvrA, whose protein sequence is MKTNSGQQSAGVSHLDTLWVKGARAHNLKNVDISLPRDSMVVFTGLSGSGKSSLAFDTIFAEGQRRYVESLSSYARMFLGQMDKPDVDFIEGLSPAVSIDQKSTSRNPRSTVGTITEVHDFLRLLWARIGIPHCPVCGEVITKQTPQQIVDQLLELEERTKFLVLAPIVRSRKGEFVDLFTELQAKGFARAIVDGEQISLSEPPSLEKQYKHTISVVVDRLVSKSGLRPRLTDSVETALGLADGRIDVEMVDEGVTRTFSEHMSCPNEHPLAIDEIEPRAFSFNSPFGACPTCDGIGTRLQVDETLVVPDEDLSLGEGAIAPWSGGKQVTKYFNRLLKGLGDEIGFDMGTAWKDLRKADKSAILTGKDYKVHVKYKNRFGRERTYSTGFEGVYQYIQRKHEETESDWSRERYESYMREIPCASCHGARLKPEILAVKVGGKSIAEVSELALDESAQFLSQLELSARDAAVAAQVMKEINARLGFLLDVGLDYLSLNRPAGSLSGGEAQRIRLATQIGSGLVGVLYVLDEPSIGLHQRDNRRLIETLNKLKELGNTLIVVEHDEDTIASADWIVDIGPGAGEHGGEVIYSGPVPGLKDAERSITGDYLAGRRAIQMPTTRRPVDEERVVTVEKAVENNLRDVTVSFPLGVLTAITGVSGSGKSTLVNEILYTQMANVLNGASRVPGRHKRITGLDSLDKVVHVDQSPIGRTPRSNPATYTGVFDHIRRLFAETESAKVRGYQPGRFSFNVKGGRCENCSGDGTIKIEMNFLPDVFVPCEVCGGARYNRETLEVTFKGKSIAEVLEMPIEQSAEFFAAIPAISRHLNTLVEVGLGYVRLGQPATTLSGGEAQRVKLAAELQKRSRGRTVYVLDEPTTGLHFEDISKLLHVLQGLVDKGNTVIVIEHNLDVIANADHVIDLGPEGGRGGGEIIAQGTPEEVSTDSASHTGRFLKAMLDG, encoded by the coding sequence ATGAAAACTAACAGCGGTCAGCAGTCGGCAGGCGTGTCACATCTCGACACCCTGTGGGTCAAGGGCGCGCGTGCCCACAACCTGAAGAACGTGGACATCTCCCTGCCGCGTGACTCCATGGTCGTCTTCACCGGCCTGTCCGGGTCGGGCAAATCCTCCCTGGCCTTCGACACGATCTTCGCCGAGGGCCAACGCCGCTACGTCGAGTCCCTCTCCTCCTACGCGAGGATGTTCCTGGGGCAGATGGACAAACCCGATGTCGACTTCATCGAAGGTCTCTCGCCGGCGGTGTCGATCGATCAGAAGTCGACCTCGCGCAACCCCCGCTCCACGGTCGGCACCATCACCGAAGTCCACGACTTCCTCCGCCTCCTGTGGGCGCGGATCGGCATCCCGCACTGCCCCGTGTGCGGCGAGGTCATCACGAAGCAGACTCCGCAGCAGATCGTCGATCAGCTCCTCGAACTCGAAGAGCGGACGAAGTTCCTTGTGCTGGCTCCCATCGTCCGCTCCCGCAAGGGCGAATTCGTCGACCTATTCACCGAACTGCAGGCCAAGGGCTTCGCCCGCGCCATCGTCGACGGTGAGCAGATCAGCCTCAGCGAACCGCCGAGCCTCGAGAAGCAGTACAAGCACACGATCTCCGTCGTCGTCGACCGCCTCGTCTCCAAATCCGGCCTGCGCCCGCGCCTGACGGACTCCGTCGAAACGGCGCTCGGCCTCGCCGACGGCCGCATCGACGTCGAAATGGTCGACGAGGGTGTGACACGGACCTTCTCCGAGCACATGTCGTGCCCGAACGAGCACCCGCTGGCGATCGACGAGATCGAGCCCCGGGCATTCTCCTTCAACTCTCCCTTCGGCGCCTGCCCCACCTGCGACGGAATCGGAACCCGACTCCAAGTCGACGAGACGCTCGTCGTCCCGGATGAGGACCTCAGCCTCGGCGAAGGAGCGATCGCCCCCTGGTCGGGCGGAAAACAGGTGACCAAGTACTTCAACCGTCTCCTCAAGGGCCTCGGCGATGAAATCGGCTTCGACATGGGCACGGCCTGGAAGGACCTGCGAAAGGCGGACAAGTCGGCGATCCTGACGGGCAAGGATTACAAAGTCCACGTCAAATACAAGAACCGCTTCGGACGCGAACGCACCTACTCGACCGGCTTCGAAGGCGTGTACCAGTACATTCAGCGCAAACACGAAGAGACCGAGTCGGACTGGTCGCGGGAACGCTACGAGTCCTACATGCGTGAGATCCCCTGCGCCAGCTGCCACGGCGCCCGCCTCAAACCGGAGATCCTCGCCGTCAAGGTCGGCGGCAAGTCCATCGCCGAGGTGTCCGAACTCGCCCTCGACGAATCTGCACAGTTCCTCTCCCAGCTCGAACTCAGCGCACGCGACGCGGCCGTGGCGGCCCAGGTGATGAAGGAGATCAACGCACGTCTGGGCTTCCTCCTCGACGTCGGACTCGACTACCTCAGCCTCAATCGACCCGCCGGCTCCCTGTCCGGTGGTGAGGCCCAGCGCATTCGCCTGGCGACCCAGATCGGCTCGGGCCTCGTCGGGGTCCTCTACGTCCTGGACGAACCTTCGATCGGTCTCCACCAGCGCGACAACAGACGACTCATCGAAACCCTGAACAAGCTCAAGGAGCTCGGCAACACCCTCATCGTCGTCGAACACGATGAGGACACGATCGCCTCGGCGGATTGGATCGTCGACATCGGTCCCGGCGCCGGCGAACACGGGGGAGAGGTCATCTACTCCGGTCCGGTGCCCGGACTCAAGGACGCCGAACGCTCCATCACCGGCGACTATCTCGCCGGGCGCAGAGCCATCCAGATGCCGACGACTCGTCGCCCGGTGGACGAGGAGCGCGTCGTCACTGTGGAAAAGGCCGTCGAGAACAACCTGCGCGACGTCACGGTCTCGTTCCCGCTCGGTGTGCTCACCGCCATCACCGGAGTCTCGGGCTCGGGCAAATCGACCCTCGTCAACGAGATCCTCTACACGCAGATGGCGAACGTCCTCAACGGCGCCTCACGGGTGCCGGGACGACACAAGCGAATCACCGGACTCGACAGTCTCGACAAGGTCGTCCACGTCGATCAGTCGCCGATCGGCCGCACCCCGCGGTCCAACCCGGCGACCTACACAGGGGTCTTCGACCATATCCGCCGCCTGTTTGCGGAGACCGAATCGGCGAAGGTGCGCGGCTACCAACCGGGACGTTTCTCCTTCAACGTCAAGGGCGGACGCTGTGAGAACTGCAGCGGCGACGGCACGATCAAGATCGAGATGAACTTCCTGCCGGACGTCTTCGTCCCCTGCGAGGTCTGCGGGGGAGCCCGGTACAACCGGGAGACGCTCGAAGTCACGTTCAAGGGCAAGTCCATCGCCGAGGTGCTGGAGATGCCCATCGAACAGTCGGCCGAGTTCTTCGCCGCGATCCCGGCGATCTCCCGGCACCTGAACACGCTCGTCGAGGTCGGCCTGGGCTACGTGCGTCTCGGCCAGCCCGCCACGACCCTCTCAGGTGGTGAGGCGCAGCGAGTCAAGCTCGCCGCCGAACTCCAGAAGCGCTCGCGCGGCCGAACCGTCTACGTGCTCGACGAACCGACCACGGGCCTGCACTTCGAAGACATCTCGAAGCTGCTGCACGTTCTGCAGGGTCTCGTCGACAAGGGCAACACGGTCATCGTCATCGAACACAACCTCGATGTCATCGCCAATGCCGACCACGTCATCGACCTCGGCCCCGAAGGCGGTCGGGGCGGTGGTGAGATCATCGCCCAGGGCACTCCCGAAGAGGTGTCGACCGACTCGGCGAGCCATACCGGACGGTTCCTCAAAGCGATGCTCGATGGCTGA
- a CDS encoding TerC/Alx family metal homeostasis membrane protein, whose protein sequence is MDILSSTLAAGGNAAAGSESPIPVWFMITSGIVVVAILVFDLLLVVKRPHTPSMKEAGIWVAFYVTLALIFAGALFAIGDAQHGSEFLTGWLLEYSLSIDNLFVFIIIMGSFSVPRKYQQEVLMVGIIIAIIFRGIFILAGSAIITAFVEVFFIFGIFLLIVAYRQAFSDDDDGDGENAFIRFLRKRINVVDEYHGNSLRVTIEGKKFWTPMFIVFIAIGSTDVMFALDSIPAIFGVTQNTFLVFTANVFALMGLRQLYFLLGGLVDKLVYLHYGIAAILAFIGVKLFIHALHESDWEFLSWGSAVPEVPTWLSLGFIVFAMAVATIASLLKMKKDGVSLRELGSQESDDSQA, encoded by the coding sequence ATGGATATCCTGTCCTCCACGCTCGCAGCAGGCGGAAACGCCGCCGCTGGGAGCGAGTCTCCGATCCCCGTGTGGTTCATGATCACCTCGGGCATCGTCGTCGTCGCAATCCTCGTCTTCGACCTGCTCCTCGTCGTCAAGCGTCCCCACACCCCGTCGATGAAGGAAGCGGGCATCTGGGTCGCCTTCTACGTCACTCTGGCTCTCATCTTCGCCGGGGCGCTCTTCGCCATCGGCGATGCCCAGCACGGCAGTGAGTTCCTCACCGGCTGGCTGCTCGAGTACTCGCTGAGCATCGACAACCTGTTCGTGTTCATCATCATCATGGGCAGCTTCTCGGTCCCGCGGAAGTATCAGCAGGAAGTCCTCATGGTGGGCATCATCATCGCCATCATCTTCCGCGGCATCTTCATCCTGGCCGGTTCCGCCATCATCACCGCATTCGTCGAAGTCTTCTTCATCTTCGGCATCTTCCTCCTCATCGTCGCCTACCGACAGGCATTCAGCGATGACGACGACGGCGACGGAGAGAACGCGTTCATCCGCTTCCTGCGCAAACGGATCAACGTCGTCGACGAATACCACGGCAACAGCCTCCGGGTGACGATCGAGGGCAAGAAGTTCTGGACGCCCATGTTCATCGTCTTCATCGCGATCGGGTCGACGGACGTCATGTTCGCACTCGACTCGATTCCCGCGATCTTCGGCGTCACGCAGAACACGTTCCTCGTCTTCACCGCGAACGTCTTCGCTCTGATGGGCCTGCGCCAGCTCTACTTCCTGCTCGGCGGACTCGTCGACAAGCTCGTCTATCTCCACTACGGAATCGCGGCGATCCTCGCCTTCATCGGTGTCAAGCTCTTCATCCACGCTCTGCACGAATCGGATTGGGAATTCCTGTCCTGGGGCTCCGCGGTTCCCGAGGTGCCGACGTGGCTGTCCCTGGGCTTCATCGTCTTCGCCATGGCGGTGGCGACGATCGCCTCGCTGCTGAAGATGAAGAAGGACGGCGTGTCACTGCGGGAGCTCGGTTCCCAGGAGTCGGACGACTCACAGGCGTGA
- the uvrB gene encoding excinuclease ABC subunit UvrB: protein MTTARPLPAIGHRPDVTRTVAPFEVVSEYSPSGDQPTAITEISDRLDQGERDIVLLGATGTGKSATTAWLIEQVQRPTLIMAPNKTLAAQLANEFRQLLPHNAVEYFVSYYDYYQPEAYVPQTDTFIEKDSSVNDEVERLRHSATNSLLTRRDVVVVSTVSCIYGLGTPEEYVDRMVTLQRGQQCDRDELLKRFVSMQYARNDMAFTRGTFRVRGDTVEIIPQYEELALRIEFFGDEIETLQTLHPLTGEIVREEETIHVFPASHYVAGENRMGRAVSEIEEELQTRLSEFETQNKLLEAQRLKMRTTYDLEMMESMGFTSGIENYSRHIDGRPAGSAPNCLLDYFPEDFLLVVDESHVTVPQIGGMYEGDMSRKRTLVEHGFRLPSAMDNRPLKFDEFRERVGQAVYLSATPGNFELGNSNGYVQQIIRPTGLVDPEIVVKPTKGQIDDLLDEIRTRVDSQERVLVTTLTKKMAEDLTDYLLEHEVRVQYLHSDVDTLRRVELLTELRAGEFDVLVGINLLREGLDLPEVSLVAILDADKEGFLRSTTSLIQTVGRAARNIHGQVHMYADTMTRSMREAIDETDRRREIQVAYNEEHGIDPAPLVKQIADITERLQREDADTRELLTEFDYGKGKRGYNSTMTDEQRQGAGQAGSLRPPAADLTELIDSLTSQMHTAAAELQFELAARLRDELSDLKQELRQMKEAGHA, encoded by the coding sequence ATGACCACAGCACGTCCCCTGCCAGCCATCGGCCACAGGCCGGATGTCACACGTACAGTCGCTCCGTTCGAAGTCGTCTCCGAATACTCCCCTTCCGGTGACCAGCCGACGGCGATCACCGAGATCTCGGACCGCCTCGACCAAGGGGAGCGCGACATCGTCCTGCTCGGCGCCACCGGCACAGGCAAGTCGGCGACCACGGCGTGGCTGATCGAGCAGGTTCAGCGACCGACCCTGATCATGGCACCGAACAAGACCCTGGCCGCGCAGCTGGCCAATGAATTCCGGCAGCTGCTGCCCCACAACGCGGTCGAATACTTCGTCTCCTATTACGACTACTACCAGCCCGAGGCCTACGTTCCGCAGACCGACACCTTCATCGAGAAGGACTCCTCGGTCAACGATGAGGTCGAACGGCTGCGCCACTCTGCGACGAACTCGCTGCTGACGCGTCGTGATGTCGTCGTCGTCTCGACCGTGTCCTGCATCTACGGTCTGGGCACTCCTGAGGAGTACGTCGATCGGATGGTGACCCTGCAGCGCGGTCAGCAGTGCGACCGGGACGAACTGCTCAAGCGCTTCGTGTCGATGCAGTACGCCCGCAACGACATGGCCTTCACCCGCGGCACCTTCCGCGTCCGCGGCGACACCGTCGAGATCATCCCGCAGTACGAGGAGCTGGCTCTGCGGATCGAGTTCTTCGGTGACGAGATCGAGACCCTTCAGACGCTGCACCCCCTGACCGGCGAGATCGTCCGTGAGGAGGAGACGATCCATGTCTTCCCCGCGTCGCACTATGTTGCCGGTGAGAACCGGATGGGACGAGCCGTCAGCGAGATCGAGGAGGAGCTGCAGACGCGGCTGAGCGAATTCGAAACCCAGAACAAACTCCTCGAGGCGCAGCGTCTGAAGATGCGCACGACCTACGACCTCGAGATGATGGAGTCGATGGGATTCACCTCGGGCATCGAGAACTACTCCCGCCACATCGACGGTCGCCCCGCCGGATCCGCGCCGAACTGCCTGCTCGACTACTTCCCCGAGGACTTCCTGCTCGTCGTCGACGAATCCCACGTCACTGTGCCGCAGATCGGCGGCATGTACGAAGGCGACATGTCGCGCAAGCGCACCCTGGTCGAACACGGCTTCCGGCTGCCCAGCGCCATGGACAACCGGCCCCTGAAATTCGACGAGTTCCGCGAACGCGTCGGGCAGGCCGTGTACCTGTCGGCGACCCCCGGCAATTTCGAACTGGGGAACTCGAACGGATACGTCCAGCAGATCATCAGGCCCACCGGGCTCGTGGACCCGGAGATCGTCGTCAAGCCGACCAAGGGGCAGATCGACGACCTGCTCGATGAGATCCGGACCCGCGTCGACTCCCAGGAACGTGTCCTCGTCACCACTCTGACGAAGAAGATGGCCGAGGACCTCACGGACTACCTCCTCGAGCACGAGGTCCGGGTCCAGTACCTCCACTCCGACGTCGACACCCTGCGCCGCGTCGAGCTCCTGACAGAGCTGAGAGCCGGCGAATTCGACGTGCTCGTCGGCATCAACCTCCTCCGTGAGGGCCTCGACCTTCCGGAAGTCTCCCTGGTCGCCATCCTCGACGCGGACAAGGAGGGATTCCTCCGGTCGACGACCTCCCTGATCCAGACGGTCGGGCGCGCGGCCCGCAATATCCACGGCCAGGTCCACATGTACGCCGACACCATGACCCGCTCCATGCGAGAGGCCATCGATGAGACCGATCGGCGGCGCGAGATCCAGGTCGCCTACAACGAGGAGCACGGCATCGACCCCGCACCTCTGGTCAAACAGATCGCAGACATCACCGAACGCCTGCAGCGAGAGGACGCGGACACCCGCGAGCTGCTCACCGAGTTCGACTACGGCAAGGGCAAGCGCGGATACAACTCGACGATGACCGACGAGCAGCGGCAGGGCGCCGGCCAAGCCGGGTCGCTGCGACCGCCGGCAGCAGACCTCACGGAGCTCATCGACTCGCTGACCTCGCAGATGCACACCGCGGCAGCAGAACTGCAATTCGAGCTCGCCGCCCGCCTGAGGGATGAGCTCTCCGATCTCAAGCAGGAACTGCGGCAGATGAAGGAGGCCGGGCACGCCTGA
- a CDS encoding DUF3516 domain-containing protein, translating to MVRLQEIPAEFADEDAVYEAFGQYCEELGIEPYPAQDEAILSILAGDNTILATPTGSGKSLVALFALYQSFTRGIRAYYTAPLKALVSEKFFSLIDAFGPENVGMITGDSTVNGDAPVICATAEILANQALREGGLLDAGMVVMDEFHYVADPSRGWAWQVPLLEMPQAQFVLMSATLGDTSEICRTMEDTTGRDSSVVTSATRPVPLDYEYSTEMLSDTLRSLVRNDKAPVYVVSYSQAGAIELATGLLSVDLASKEQKAAVAAAIKGFTFGKGFGQSLRKLLLHGVGVHHAGMLPKYRRLVEQLALKGLLLVISGTDTLGVGINVPIRSVLLTGLTKFDGRKMRKLSVREFQQLAGRAGRAGFDTRGHVIAQAPEHVIENLRAEAKAANAEKKKKKVKKKAPPAGFVGWSEETFTKLIESQAESLRSRMKIDHSTILNLVARSGSDVATISRFIDKTHESRERHLDLKLTALSIGRSLIDAGLIEFKGDELVPTTDLGPQFALNQPLAPFVLAGLELFDAEAETYALDVVSLVESTTPVPFPVLKGQIDRIKQDTLAELKAEGVEYAERMTILDEIEGPKPLAEILEPAFEHFIAAHPWLRAGDFEPKSIVRDMIEQAMGFTQFVGYYSLTRVEGSLLRYLTDVFRALTHNVPADDRTEELSTIIEWLGETIARTDSSLLDEWRTLQGLSPTDFADEELPELDRRFSDNTRVFTAEVRNALFHRVLLAERADYAELGRLDADSGFDAGAWEDAIEDFYEEYGDLLVDGRARGGEYISIEPGSQSWTVRQTLADPDDNRDWAIDAEVDVRASDEAGDIVLRVLAVGEISARPRSSNVSAE from the coding sequence GTGGTGCGATTGCAGGAGATCCCAGCGGAATTCGCTGACGAAGACGCAGTCTACGAAGCCTTCGGGCAGTACTGCGAGGAGCTGGGAATCGAACCATACCCCGCTCAGGACGAGGCCATCCTCAGCATTCTGGCCGGCGACAACACGATCCTCGCCACCCCGACGGGGTCGGGCAAGTCACTCGTGGCCCTGTTCGCCCTCTACCAATCTTTCACCCGGGGGATCCGGGCCTACTACACGGCTCCGCTCAAGGCGCTGGTGAGTGAGAAGTTCTTCTCCCTCATCGATGCCTTCGGCCCGGAGAACGTCGGCATGATCACCGGCGACTCCACGGTCAACGGTGACGCCCCCGTCATCTGCGCAACGGCGGAGATCCTCGCCAACCAGGCGCTGCGCGAGGGAGGCCTGCTCGACGCCGGCATGGTCGTCATGGACGAGTTCCACTATGTCGCCGATCCCTCACGCGGGTGGGCATGGCAGGTGCCGCTGCTCGAGATGCCCCAAGCACAGTTCGTGCTCATGTCGGCCACGCTCGGCGACACGAGCGAGATCTGCCGCACCATGGAGGACACGACCGGCCGCGACAGTTCGGTCGTGACATCGGCGACTCGTCCGGTCCCACTCGACTACGAGTACTCGACCGAGATGCTCTCCGACACTCTGCGCTCCCTGGTGCGCAACGACAAGGCGCCCGTCTACGTCGTGTCCTACTCCCAGGCCGGTGCCATCGAGCTGGCCACCGGTCTGCTGTCGGTCGATCTCGCTTCGAAGGAGCAGAAGGCCGCGGTCGCGGCGGCCATCAAGGGCTTCACCTTCGGGAAGGGCTTCGGACAGAGCCTGCGGAAACTGCTCCTGCACGGAGTCGGCGTCCACCACGCCGGCATGCTGCCGAAGTATCGCCGGCTGGTCGAACAGCTCGCGCTCAAGGGGCTCCTGCTCGTCATCTCGGGCACCGACACCCTCGGAGTCGGCATCAACGTTCCGATCCGGTCCGTGCTGCTGACCGGGCTGACGAAGTTCGACGGCAGGAAGATGCGCAAACTCAGTGTCCGCGAGTTCCAGCAGCTGGCCGGACGCGCCGGACGCGCGGGATTCGACACCCGCGGGCATGTCATCGCCCAGGCGCCCGAGCACGTCATCGAGAATCTGCGGGCCGAGGCCAAGGCGGCCAACGCGGAGAAGAAAAAGAAGAAGGTCAAGAAGAAGGCCCCACCGGCCGGGTTCGTCGGGTGGTCGGAGGAGACCTTCACCAAACTCATCGAGTCCCAGGCCGAGTCCCTGCGCTCCCGCATGAAGATCGACCACTCCACGATCCTCAACCTCGTCGCCCGGTCCGGGTCGGACGTGGCCACCATCAGCCGATTCATCGACAAGACCCACGAGAGTCGGGAACGTCACCTCGACCTCAAACTCACCGCCCTGAGCATCGGCCGATCGCTCATCGACGCCGGTCTCATCGAGTTCAAGGGCGACGAGCTGGTGCCGACCACGGACCTCGGACCCCAGTTCGCACTCAACCAGCCGCTGGCCCCCTTCGTGCTTGCGGGGCTGGAGCTGTTCGATGCGGAGGCCGAGACCTACGCCCTCGACGTGGTCTCGCTCGTCGAATCCACCACACCGGTGCCGTTCCCCGTGCTCAAGGGCCAGATCGACCGGATCAAACAGGACACCCTCGCCGAGCTCAAAGCCGAGGGCGTCGAATACGCCGAACGCATGACGATCCTCGACGAGATCGAAGGGCCGAAACCCCTCGCTGAGATCCTCGAGCCCGCGTTCGAGCACTTCATCGCCGCCCACCCGTGGCTGCGAGCAGGCGACTTCGAACCGAAGTCGATCGTGCGCGACATGATCGAACAGGCCATGGGCTTCACCCAGTTCGTCGGGTACTACAGCCTCACCCGGGTCGAGGGCAGCCTCCTGCGCTACCTCACCGATGTGTTCCGGGCACTGACGCACAATGTGCCCGCCGACGACAGAACAGAGGAGCTCTCGACCATCATCGAATGGCTGGGGGAGACGATCGCCCGCACCGACTCCTCCCTGCTCGATGAGTGGCGGACCCTGCAGGGCCTGTCTCCGACGGACTTCGCGGACGAAGAGCTGCCCGAGCTCGATCGCAGGTTCTCCGACAATACGCGGGTCTTCACCGCCGAGGTGCGCAACGCCCTGTTCCATCGGGTGCTGCTGGCCGAACGCGCCGACTACGCGGAACTGGGGCGCCTCGACGCCGACAGCGGCTTCGACGCCGGAGCCTGGGAGGACGCGATCGAGGACTTCTACGAGGAGTACGGCGACCTCCTCGTCGACGGCAGGGCCAGGGGCGGGGAATATATCTCGATCGAACCTGGTTCACAGTCGTGGACCGTCCGTCAGACCTTGGCCGATCCCGACGACAACAGGGACTGGGCCATCGACGCCGAGGTGGACGTTCGCGCCAGTGACGAAGCCGGAGACATCGTATTGCGAGTCCTCGCCGTCGGAGAGATCAGCGCCCGTCCCCGTTCGAGCAATGTCAGTGCCGAGTAA
- a CDS encoding YciI family protein, translated as MPVFAVNYVYGPDTDTRMEARPAHRAWQSELYEAGTVLASGPLDDDPVPGGLLLMQASDREEINRLLARDPYASVGVIDETHVREWTPVFGPFAVS; from the coding sequence ATGCCGGTTTTCGCCGTCAACTATGTCTATGGTCCCGATACCGATACCCGCATGGAGGCCCGGCCGGCCCATCGGGCGTGGCAGTCCGAGCTCTACGAAGCCGGAACGGTCCTGGCGTCGGGCCCCCTGGACGACGACCCGGTGCCCGGTGGTCTGCTGTTGATGCAGGCTTCCGACCGCGAGGAGATCAACCGACTCCTGGCGAGAGACCCCTATGCCTCGGTCGGTGTCATCGATGAGACGCACGTCCGGGAGTGGACTCCGGTCTTCGGTCCCTTCGCCGTGTCCTGA
- the coaE gene encoding dephospho-CoA kinase, with translation MLRIGLTGGIGAGKSTVSEILTAHGAVIIDADTIAREVVAPGEPLLHELAARFGPDVIAVDGGLDRAQLAAAAFVDEESTAALNALMHPAIRDRTAKHFADHSDAEVVVHDVPLLVENQMTPAYHLNLLVDVPAELRLERLMDARGMDRSDAEARIARQATDEQRYAVCDVVIDNAGPVDGTRERVARLVDDRILPFAANLADERRADRGPVELIDPAGANWPIQAQRIIAKLHHGLGERFDIDHIGSTAVPGMIAKDVIDLQLLVPDQDTARELAPRLAELGYPGHEGADNLGEDKTEPKRFHANADPGRAVNLHVRTQGSVGAHFAREFLRLLRSDEGEREGYAQLKRTLAHEHGGSGQSEAYAEAKEPHFLRLRRRLVPDSFV, from the coding sequence ATGCTGAGAATAGGACTGACCGGTGGAATCGGCGCAGGAAAGTCGACCGTCTCCGAGATCCTCACCGCTCACGGTGCGGTGATCATCGACGCCGATACGATCGCCCGCGAGGTCGTCGCCCCCGGCGAGCCGCTGCTTCACGAGCTGGCGGCGAGATTCGGGCCCGACGTCATCGCCGTCGACGGGGGACTGGACCGGGCGCAGCTGGCGGCCGCCGCATTCGTCGACGAGGAGTCGACCGCGGCCCTCAACGCCCTCATGCACCCCGCGATCCGTGACCGCACGGCCAAGCACTTCGCCGACCACTCCGACGCCGAGGTGGTCGTCCACGACGTGCCACTCCTCGTCGAAAACCAGATGACCCCCGCCTACCACCTCAACCTCCTCGTCGACGTCCCTGCCGAACTGCGGCTGGAGCGACTGATGGATGCCCGAGGCATGGACCGCTCGGACGCCGAAGCCCGCATCGCCCGTCAGGCCACGGACGAGCAGAGATACGCCGTCTGTGATGTGGTCATCGACAATGCTGGTCCGGTCGACGGGACACGGGAGCGCGTTGCCCGTCTCGTCGACGACCGCATCCTCCCGTTCGCGGCCAACCTCGCGGACGAACGCCGCGCAGATCGCGGACCGGTCGAACTCATCGACCCGGCGGGCGCGAACTGGCCGATCCAGGCTCAGCGGATCATCGCCAAGCTCCACCACGGCCTCGGCGAACGCTTCGACATCGACCACATCGGATCGACCGCGGTCCCGGGGATGATCGCCAAGGACGTCATCGACCTGCAGCTGCTCGTACCCGATCAGGACACCGCACGCGAACTCGCACCCCGCTTGGCCGAGCTGGGATATCCGGGGCACGAGGGGGCCGACAACCTCGGCGAGGACAAGACGGAACCCAAACGGTTCCACGCGAACGCCGATCCGGGCCGCGCCGTCAACCTCCATGTGCGGACCCAGGGCTCCGTCGGGGCCCACTTCGCCCGCGAATTCCTGCGCCTGCTGCGCAGCGACGAGGGCGAACGGGAAGGATATGCGCAGCTGAAGCGAACACTCGCCCACGAGCACGGCGGATCCGGGCAGTCCGAGGCCTATGCCGAGGCGAAGGAACCGCACTTCCTGAGACTGCGCAGACGACTCGTCCCGGACAGCTTCGTCTGA